A region of the Brachyhypopomus gauderio isolate BG-103 chromosome 11, BGAUD_0.2, whole genome shotgun sequence genome:
AACCTCACTAATATGaaattaataataatctttGACTACTTGAGAAAAAGCAGACTTAGATAACAGCACATgaaaaacaattattaaaaaagaaacaatagaaggaaaaaaaagagacagagacacacaagaCATTAGAGCTGTCCTCCAAAGAGAAGATAGAGACACACTAAAGACATTAGAGCTGTCCTccaaagagaagagacagacacacactaaagACATTAGAGCTGTCCTCCAAAGAGAAGCGATGGAGACACACTAAACAGATTAGAGCTGTCCTCCAAAGCTAGATATTTTGCAGCTTGGAGTTGGCTTTTGGTCTGGTTTCTGAAAGTATGCAGCAACGCTCCACTCTGAAAAGTAAAACTAGCTAAAACCTCACGTTCAGTTGACATACAAGCACATCCTGAAATAAGCCACTCCAGCCTTAGTCTCCATTTTAGGGTTCATAAACTACAGAGCTAGTGAAGTTGATTAGATAATAACTAAAAAATAACTACTGCTATTCTTTAGGAATATTACAAAGATTCTATTGAATattctttttttcacattgtgTTGTGGGCAAGATTGCAGATGTGCAAATATCATAATGCAAACATAAGCAGCAACATGAACCTAGACATGACCTAAACTGCTTTAAATCAaagcctagtgtgtgtgttatatatatatataaattctgACCAGACCAGTTGTACTAAAGCCAAAATACAAATCATCAAATACATACATAGTGCCTCATTGCTGCATAGGTTCATTCTACACTAGTATTGTAAGAAGCCCAGGTTTGGCCTCCAAGGAATGACAGAACACCTCAGAACACTTGCTGGCTACATGGTTTGGAATTAGAACGCTTACATCTCATTCAGAGCAGACAGACAAATTCCAACATTTGTAATCGGCACCTGGTCTATGCCAACACTAGTAGCTGGTACCCTTCAGCAAAAGAAAGCTGCAAGCACACCATTACTTCTGCAGTCATCACAAGTGCCCTGTTAAAACGTCCAAGTTCAGCACAAACTAGACAAGAGCAGGATGTGCTGTTGGAACCTTTCCCAACCTCCTCTCCATGACAGGATCCTTTTTAATGTAACGCTCTCTTACGCCTGCCTACTGAACGCTGCAGAGAGGACAAGGCATTCAAACCCATCTTCATTTTATAGTTCATAAAAAAGGCATAATCTCAAAACAAAATCCTTATTCAAATTACTTTAACATTTGTTCCACTAATAAATGCAATAATCAACTGCATCAGGAGGCATTCGGTATATgacaagaaagagaaaaaataataaaacaaaaaaaaaaaaaacccaacaggAAACTGAAAAACTAAAACCACTGAAACTGCCCTCCGTTGAAGCAGCACTATGCAGAAATGCTCGTAATGCTCCTTTTTCTTACCATTTGTAAGAATCtttacaaaatgtacataaCAGATTTTTAGTTTAACATAAGTGACAAAGGAGTGTAGGAGAGGAAGAACAAACAACACATTCTCAGTGTCCGAGAAGGCTTCTTTTAAAGCATACTTCATCACAACGTGGATGGGAAAGCTTTCTTGAACATAAGCACTCTCCTACAGTGTGTTCTGTGGGATggggagaggacagagacagaatTTGCCCAACTGACCCAGCCCTGCAGTGCCTCAACACCAGTGAGTCTAAGTGCAATATTCAGCTACATGGTCACACATACTGGCAGCAGACTGGGAAAGGGCTGTTGAAAGGGTTGGAGACTTAAGTGCGATGACAGTAAGTCGTGTGGCTCCTTTAACACAAAGCGTGAGGTTTTTTGTTGGTTTTGCTTATGTAACAAGACGTTAAAATGTATATACACCTGCAAAATTTTCGGAAATTACGTCATGATTATTTTCCctataaatttttttaaatcaacttttagaaaggattttttttattttgaagaAATCCTTTTAAACTAAAATTACAAGTCTTAACCTTTCGATCAGAAACAACTTGGATAGTGTGAAAGCTTATAATCTCTGAATAACAACTGAGTCCGAAACTCCCCCTGCAGAAGTGCATATGGTTACATCATGGTTTCGTGTGCGTAGGCCTACCAGTTCTAAAACAGTATGACCTAATGCCACACAATACCTCACCATATTACACATAGAAAGACTTACACAAACCACTCCACAATTCTGGAGTCCACAACTCAATAACACATTCTTTAAATAATATATGTTGTCAACTGTGCGGAAAAGGAACTCATGCATATGAATTATCCAATCAGTCTTTACCAACAAATCAAACTAGGCAGTACAGTATTGCAAAAGCTCTGATGGCAGGAAGCAAAAGAAACTATTCTCTGGATCTCAGTGAGCTGGACAAAAGACGTCAAACAAGGCTTCAACTgccccatgcccccccccccccccccccccccccccccaactatgTAAATGAAAAACCATTTCTGTCACATTTGGCACCAATCTGAGTGGGAAAGAGAACAAATGAGGATATAAAAACCTAAATCCCCACATGCTACAGATATTAACCATTAACAATAAAGAACCAATCTAAATTAGTACACAGAACTACAAAAGATAACAAATAAACAGAAAGAAGCTAAGAAAATTAGACCGTTCAGATACAAGAAGAATCCCAAGCAGTCTTGATTCAGGTTGGTTTCAGTGAAGCTCTGAAAAGCATGAAATTTTGTggctttgtgcaaacacatcTGAACTTTATAGATCTAACCACATCTTCAGTCGGGGGAAAACCATGATGAATCATCACCCAAAACTCTTGTATTGGAAATGAGAAGCAGGAAGAGTCAGAGGTCCTTTGCTGGTTGGTCAGTAAACACAGAAGTCTGGTGGCAGGGAGCGCTCACGGCACAGGCTGCTCCCCACCGCTGCATTTCCCTAGTAATGGAACCTTCAAACAAACGCCAAGTCCATGAACTATTATAGAGCTTCATAGAACTTGACAAAAATAAGATGGCATTGGTACCACCACCACGGGTGCATTCGCTGCAGTGCTCAAACTGACCTCTGAACTCTCTGGAATTTAAGGCAAGTTCTGGCTCACTGACTGCCGTACCCTGACAAAAATGCGGTGAGGGGTTGTGACTTGCTCACGCAGAGTGCAGAGGGATCACAAACTTGCAGCCAAAGGGCGAGTGGTACTTGACGCCCGCCTCCTGGAACACGTGGCGGGGGAGACCGATGTCGCACAGGTAGACGCGGCCAGCCCTCTCGGGCAGGGCCAGAGGAAGGCCAAGAGACAGGGACCACTTGGCCTCCACGGCCTGCTCCTGCCCGCTCACTGGAGGATCTATGCTCAGCACGGGGGCCCGGTTCTGGTTGGCCCAGTCAGCGGCAGCCCGGTACCATGGTTGGTCCCGCAGGAAAGTGTTCTCGTGCGAGTCGAGGCAGTTTATAACAAGATCGACGGGGGTATCCGGCAAGTCTAAGAGAGAATGTGCAAAACACAGCAACTCATTAGTGACAACGCCAAGGGAATAAACATTCAGTGAATGACTGAAAACCACAAATGTGCCTCATGTGCACCTTTAACACTGGAAACTTGTTTGCCGCCTGTCTTTCCGAACAGTGTCAGTTCGTTCGTGATGGCTTCCAGCATCTTGACAAAgttggggaggaagaggatgacCTCCACCTCGTGGTTGGCAAGGTGACGGCCACAGCTGATTCCCTGAGCTCCCTGAACGTGGGGCCCACAGAGCAGCGCCACAGTGGGTCGCTGGTGCACGTTCTTAGGGGTTAACCTGAGAAAAGAGGGATGGAGAAAGAGATACACATATACGGTTAATCCGAATGTCATTTTACTGGGAAATTAACTGACAAACAAAATACATAACAGATACAAGTCTTGACATCTGACGTATATATAGTTTTTAAACAGTTATTTTAAACACAGTCACCTGTTTGGTCCTCCAAGCAGTGTGAGAGCCATCTGACtggcacacacaccagtcatcTCCAGTCTGCGCTCCAGAGAGAGACCGTAACTCTCTGCCACAGTCAGCAGGCGCTTGTGCAACTCGTATGAGATACTGGGGACCACCAGCCCCGAGTCTAAGAGGAGAATAAGAATCAACCACTCACCACTTTACAACTCTAAAGGCATATAAACTATAAACCTTGTTAATTGTTATTACTATACTTTTCCCAAGAGAAGCCAAGACTTTCTATTTATTTGTTATCTGAAGCATAAAGAAAACAGATTTGAGACCAACCAGTGCTATACTCTTTTGCCCCAGGCTGAGGCACAGTAATCTGTCGGTAGACAACTGGCTTTGCTTCTAGAATGTTCTCGTCATGCCGGTAACGCGACTGTGTCTGCTCTGCCGGAGTGCCCCGGGACCGCGCGCCGTTGCCTCTACGATCTGACGAGTCAATCTCTGAGAAGACAGCTGCTTTATCGAAGAGAGCCAAGTTCCCTTCGAAATCAAAGTCCTCATCTAGAACATCGTCCATGCCATCTCCAAAACATTCATCATCCCTATTCTTCATCTGACCATTCTTTGACCCATTCTTCTTTGGAGTGACCTGATTTGCTCCCCTACTGCTAGATGACCCTGAAAGTAAAACAGACATTCCTTTTTCAGTGATGATCCCTTAAGTCATGTACTCTCATAAAAGCTGGACACACTAATGTTTTATGCAGTTTGGTGCACCAATCCAAGAGCATAAATGTATTTGTGataatgaatgaacaaatgaaagaTTAAATAAATAAGTTGCATTTCTCTCTCAGGAAATTAACACAAATTAAAAGGAAGTAACTGCACAACAGTCTTCCTTGCAGGTCATCGGTGCTCCTACAGATACTCACAGGAGTTGTGTCTTCGGCGGAAGACTTTACCCTGGTTGGCAATGTCAGCATGGCGTTCACCATAGCTCTTGGAATAGTTCTGTGAAGGAGACATGCCCCCATCGTGGGCCCTGGCCTCCGTTTTACCAGGCACGGTCACAGGAGCACTGTTGCCCTGGGCACCGCCCCCACCCTTGTCTTTGCGTCCAGCGTAACCAGTCGAGGGGGCACTCGGGTCGAGAACGCTCCGCTTTGTCACTCCATTTGAGCCGCTACGGATCTCCAGGATTTTGagctctttgatgtccatagcACTGTGAATACATCAAAGGAGAATTGGTTCCAGGATGCGACACGCTTAAACTAGAAACTATTATGTCAGGACCGTCATTCATTGTGTCCAATTTTATTACAATGTACAATTTCAAACCACAGCTTCTTAGGTTTTTTCAGTAACACACAATTGAACATACTTTACAATTCTGGTTAAACAAAATCTTCACAGATAATGGTTTTAAAATGAAATCAAGTACCAACCTAAAGGTGACCTCGGGCACTGGACACTTGACACCATTGTGAAACGGCTGTCTGAGGGAGATTGTTTGGCTGGACTGATCAACTGAAGACACCTCTCCTTGGTAAACTCCTAAAGTTGCCCCGCAGTTAATGGAAACAAGACTGCCCAACCAGTCTGCTGCCATTCTGTCAAATAATCATCATTACAAGACAAATAAAAACCCAAAAATGTAAGATGGAGTAACTAGAGAAGACCAAATAAAAACCCAACAATGTAAGATGGAGTAACTAGAGAAGACCAAATAAAAACCCAACAATGTAAGATGGAGTAACTAGAGAGGACCAAATAAAAACCCAACAGTG
Encoded here:
- the edc3 gene encoding enhancer of mRNA-decapping protein 3, which produces MAADWLGSLVSINCGATLGVYQGEVSSVDQSSQTISLRQPFHNGVKCPVPEVTFSAMDIKELKILEIRSGSNGVTKRSVLDPSAPSTGYAGRKDKGGGGAQGNSAPVTVPGKTEARAHDGGMSPSQNYSKSYGERHADIANQGKVFRRRHNSWSSSSRGANQVTPKKNGSKNGQMKNRDDECFGDGMDDVLDEDFDFEGNLALFDKAAVFSEIDSSDRRGNGARSRGTPAEQTQSRYRHDENILEAKPVVYRQITVPQPGAKEYSTDSGLVVPSISYELHKRLLTVAESYGLSLERRLEMTGVCASQMALTLLGGPNRLTPKNVHQRPTVALLCGPHVQGAQGISCGRHLANHEVEVILFLPNFVKMLEAITNELTLFGKTGGKQVSSVKDLPDTPVDLVINCLDSHENTFLRDQPWYRAAADWANQNRAPVLSIDPPVSGQEQAVEAKWSLSLGLPLALPERAGRVYLCDIGLPRHVFQEAGVKYHSPFGCKFVIPLHSA